Proteins encoded in a region of the Tripterygium wilfordii isolate XIE 37 chromosome 21, ASM1340144v1, whole genome shotgun sequence genome:
- the LOC119990047 gene encoding dof zinc finger protein DOF1.5-like: protein MASKEEGIKLFGTTITLHGRPVVRSEDQKRSADQTAEKRPDKIIPCPRCKSMETKFCYFNNYNVNQPRHFCKGCQRYWTAGGALRNVPVGAGRQKNKPHPHGRESGGGFSVDHGGFYDGSTGVMHQLELDGVVVEEWHVAAHGGFQHVFPVKRRRSSSDGWFNQFIN, encoded by the exons ATGGCAAGCAAAGAAGAGGGTATCAAACTATTTGGGACAACAATCACGTTGCATGGAAGACCAGTCGTGAGATCAGAAGATCAAAAAAGGTCAGCTGATCAAACGGCGGAGAAGAGGCCAGACAAGATCATACCATGCCCAAGATGCAAGAGCATGGAGACCAAATTTTGTTACTTCAATAACTACAATGTTAATCAGCCAAGGCATTTCTGCAAAGGCTGCCAGAGGTACTGGACGGCTGGTGGGGCACTTCGGAACGTGCCGGTAGGGGCTGGTCGCCAGAAAAACAAGCCACATCCACATGGCAGAGAGTCTGGTGGTGGTTTCTCAGTTGATCATGGGGGTTTCTATGATGGCTCAACAGGGGTCATGCACCAGCTTGAGTTGGAtggggtggtggtggaggagtggCACGTGGCGGCTCATGGTGGTTTCCAGCATGTTTTCCCGGTGAAGCGGCGGAGGAGCAGCTCAGATG GCTGGTTTAATCAATTCATCAATTAA
- the LOC119990046 gene encoding olee1-like protein, giving the protein MAKSLKAIIFLASAICLLSLFGITNAEPTFDVEGTVYCDTCRTQFLTRVSKFMKGAKVRLECRVREGGELTYSVEGETDADGTYRLAVTGDHEEEVCEVVLVKSSMPECTEESSAEFLRKSARISLTTNNGILSNVRTANALGFMIKDPIPECTEVLRELGITSAGLV; this is encoded by the exons ATGGCCAAGTCTCTCAAGGCTATCATCTTCCTTGCCTCTGCCATTTGCTTATTGTCCCTCTTTGGGATCACAAATGCTGAGCCTACTTTTGATGTGGAGGGCACGGTGTATTGTGACACATGCCGTACCCAATTCCTCACCCGAGTCAGCAAGTTCATGAAAG GTGCAAAGGTGAGATTGGAATGCAGAGTCCGTGAAGGCGGGGAATTAACCTACAGCGTGGAGGGTGAGACCGACGCGGATGGAACTTACCGTCTCGCTGTAACAGGAGACCATGAGGAGGAGGTTTGCGAGGTTGTGCTCGTTAAATCTAGCATGCCTGAATGTACAGAGGAATCCTCAGCTGAGTTCCTCAGGAAGTCTGCTAGAATTAGCCTCACAACCAACAATGGCATCTTGTCTAATGTTCGCACCGCCAATGCTCTCGGCTTCATGATTAAGGATCCCATTCCTGAGTGCACTGAGGTACTCAGGGAACTCGGAATCACCTCCGCCGGCCTCGTTTAA